A window of Tripterygium wilfordii isolate XIE 37 chromosome 7, ASM1340144v1, whole genome shotgun sequence contains these coding sequences:
- the LOC120001754 gene encoding PGR5-like protein 1B, chloroplastic, with protein MAGTRGPIEHHVIGSAVLKPSKSFRGAASFSVSISAKRNGAHDDLALAEGPSCIFVGPLESASRETLEALYRQARDAYYSGKPLILDDMFDRVELKLRSYGSKSVVKYPRCSLRRQSTYADAEEDISQAFALASIWILFLVIGCSASLVPIIYTVGLAYRDSFDSVFLHDSQGSASAFLSMANGVLFVAVGLLIGYPIIRASVKVLQRLWTNNLVALKGPCPNCGEEVFAFVRSDQPNDFSHGADCHVCESSLVFRTKVEKAISGLGRKWVYGRIYLASQSRRNWRQRWM; from the exons ATGGCCGGCACGCGCGGCCCTATCGAGCATCACGTGATCGGATCCGCGGTTTTGAAGCCGTCGAAGAGTTTCCGGGGAGCAGCTTCGTTCTCCGTGAGTATCTCGGCGAAGAGAAACGGAGCGCACGATGACCTGGCTCTGGCGGAAGGTCCGTCCTGCATATTTGTCGGCCCTCTGGAGTCTGCCAGCAGAGAAACCCTAGAAGCTCTCTATCGCCAG gCAAGAGATGCGTATTACAGTGGCAAGCCATTGATATTGGATGACATGTTTGATAGAGTAGAG tTAAAATTGCGGTCATATGGTTCGAAATCCGTCGTCAAGTATCCACGATGCAGTCTTAGGCGCCAATCTACCTACGCGGATGCTGAG GAAGATATATCACAGGCTTTTGCATTGGCGAGCATATGGATCCTGTTTTTAGTGATTGGCTGTTCAGCATCTCTTGTGCCCATCATCTACACAGTGGGTCTAGCTTATCGAGATTCATTCGATTCAGTATTTTTGCATGATAGCCAAGGATCTGCGTCAGCGTTTCTTTCCATGGCGAATGGTGTTCTCTTTGTTGCAGTTGGGTTGCTGATTGGCTACCCAATTATTAGAGCTTCTG TTAAGGTGCTTCAAAGATTGTGGACAAACAACCTAGTGGCGCTCAAGGGGCCATGCCCAAATTGTGGTGAGGAG GTATTTGCATTTGTAAGATCAGATCAACCTAATGACTTCTCTCATGGAGCAGATTGTCATGTGTGTGAATCCTCATTAGTATTCCGCACCAAGGTTGAG AAAGCCATTTCAGGGCTAGGTAGAAAATGGGTGTATGGCCGCATTTACCTTGCATCACAAAGTCGAAGGAACTGGCGCCAAAGATGGATGTAA
- the LOC120001756 gene encoding RHOMBOID-like protein 1, with product MMGRGEAKAGVEIKVSNPRRGDNVVHPESGGQNNEATSTRPSRALGHRSQHHFVSDFKPFKRWFPWLVPTFVVVNILIFVVTMYINNCPKNSASCVANFVGRFSFQPLKENPLLGPSSTTLEKMGALEVNKVVYKHQAWRLISCIWLHAGVFHVLANMLSLVFIGIRLEQEFGFVRIGLLYVISGFGGSLLSALFIQIAISVGASGALFGLLGGMLSELITNWTIYANKLAALLTLVFIIILNLAVGILPHVDNFAHIGGFLSGFFLGFVFLIRPQFGWVNQKSCPPGYIAPPAKSKHKAYQYVLWVISLILLTVGFTLGLVFLLRGVDLNDHCSWCHYLSCVPTSKWSCKSHPSYCESSQLGNQLNLTCITNKKSNMYMLSDNSSSQVEQLCSQLCS from the exons ATGATGGGGAGAGGAGAAGCGAAAGCCGGCGTCGAGATCAAAGTGTCCAATCCTCGTCGGGGAGACAACGTGGTACACCCGGAGTCGGGGGGGCAGAATAATGAGGCTACATCAACCCGCCCGTCGAGGGCGTTAGGTCACCGGTCACAACACCATTTTGTCAGCGACTTCAAGCCGTTCAAGAGGTGGTTCCCGTGGTTGGTGCCGACGTTTGTGGTGGTTAACATTTTGATCTTCGTGGTCACCATGTATATCAATAATTGCCCCAAGAACTCCGCCTCGTGCGTTGCTAACTTCGTTGGCAGATTCTCCTTTCAGCCCCTTAAAGAGAATCCCCTTCTTGGCCCTTCATCTACAAC GTTAGAGAAGATGGGAGCCCTAGAAGTCAATAAAGTGGTGTACAAACACCAGGCATGGCGCTTGATATCCTGTATATGGTTACATGCTGGGGTCTTTCATGTGCTTGCGAATATGTTGAGTCTTGTATTCATTGGAATTCGGCTTGAACAAGAATTTGGGTTTG TTCGGATAGGCTTGCTCTATGTCATATCTggttttggtgggagtttacTATCAGCTCTCTTCATTCAAATAGCCATCTCTGTGGGTGCCTCTGGTGCTCTTTTTGGTTTACTAGGAGGCATGCTTTCAGAGCTTATTACAAATTGGACCATATATGCTAATAAG TTGGCAGCATTGTTGACTCTTGTCTTCATCATTATATTAAACTTAGCTGTGGGAATCCTCCCACATGTCGATAACTTTGCTCATATTGGAGGATTTCTTTCTGGCTTCTTCCTTGGATTTGTGTTTTTAATCCGACCCCAGTTTGGATGGGTTAACCAAAAGAGTTGTCCTCCGGGATACATTGCACCTCCAGCTAAATCTAAGCACAAGGCATACCAGTATGTGCTATGGGTTATCTCACTGATTCTGTTAACTGTTGG TTTTACTCTTGGGTTGGTTTTCCTTCTTCGAGGGGTCGATTTGAATGATCACTGTTCCTGGTGTCATTATTTGAGCTGTGTCCCTACTTCAAAATGGAGTTGCAAGTCACATCCCAGTTATTGCGAG TCAAGCCAACTCGGGAATCAACTGAACTTGACGTGCATAACCAACAAGAAAAGCAACATGTATATGTTGTCGGACAATAGCTCGTCCCAGGTTGAGCAACTATGTTCTCAGCTTTGCAGTTGA